From Rhodothermales bacterium, the proteins below share one genomic window:
- a CDS encoding OstA-like protein: MGIIGLYRICALAALGLCALLAAPVARAQPLTPADTTEKQVDILQANRLSRAIFGEDPVQVLEGQVHLRQEQTDLWADRVVRYLEQDRVILTGRVMIVERGDSLRADSIVYNTRLKQGQATGRVHLTDGDVQVYAPSALYYADEKRTDFDREVRLIDSRTVLTSRGGQYYSDEKQAEFYRDVVLDEDRTHLEADSITYFRETEVSIGRGNVFVQRIGGGEGVAESDTLSQSFLFGAYAFNDNRSGYSQIEGDALLVQFRRDSTGVDADTLLMRALRLDVIRDDSLQRLIAVDSVRVWQKTFAAVADSSVYDRITREGRPLREENRFYVRPMAWYEQYQLSGDTLRATATAGSIDSLFIRENAFAAQEDTSVARIHQLRGQHLVGIFRADSLRSLTVGPTAESIYYRNDGEGAVDGAMRASGDTIVLRFAANELKRISIVSGTQNVYYAASLIPSPFELEGFAWRPEWRPAKDTLLDADRRARLDAFRASADVGRSLHSPRNVGGSVGMAIK, encoded by the coding sequence ATGGGGATAATCGGGTTATATCGTATCTGCGCGCTTGCGGCCCTCGGGTTGTGCGCCCTACTGGCGGCTCCGGTCGCGCGGGCCCAGCCGCTCACGCCGGCCGATACCACCGAGAAACAGGTCGATATCCTCCAGGCCAACCGCCTCTCCCGCGCCATCTTCGGCGAAGATCCTGTCCAGGTCCTCGAAGGACAGGTCCACCTCCGCCAGGAGCAAACCGACCTCTGGGCCGATCGTGTCGTGCGCTACCTCGAGCAGGACCGTGTCATCCTCACCGGCCGTGTCATGATCGTCGAACGCGGCGACTCCCTCCGCGCCGATAGTATCGTCTACAACACCCGTCTCAAACAGGGCCAGGCGACAGGCCGCGTTCACCTGACGGATGGCGACGTCCAGGTCTACGCCCCCTCGGCCCTGTATTATGCCGACGAGAAGCGGACGGACTTCGACCGCGAGGTGCGCCTCATCGACAGCCGGACGGTCCTCACCAGCCGCGGCGGGCAATATTATTCGGATGAGAAACAGGCCGAGTTCTACCGCGATGTCGTGCTCGACGAGGACCGGACTCACCTCGAGGCGGATTCGATCACTTACTTTCGGGAGACGGAGGTCTCGATAGGTCGCGGCAATGTCTTTGTCCAGCGCATCGGCGGCGGGGAGGGCGTGGCCGAATCCGACACGCTCTCGCAGTCCTTCCTCTTCGGGGCCTACGCCTTCAACGACAACCGCAGCGGCTACAGCCAGATCGAGGGCGACGCGCTGCTCGTCCAGTTCCGCCGGGATTCGACGGGTGTCGATGCCGATACCCTGCTCATGCGCGCCCTCCGGCTCGACGTAATCCGCGACGACTCGCTGCAGCGTCTGATCGCCGTGGACTCCGTCCGCGTCTGGCAGAAGACCTTTGCGGCCGTGGCGGACTCGTCGGTCTACGACCGCATCACGCGCGAGGGGCGGCCCCTGCGCGAGGAGAACCGGTTTTACGTGCGGCCGATGGCCTGGTACGAGCAGTATCAGCTCTCGGGCGACACGCTGCGCGCCACGGCGACCGCCGGCTCGATCGACTCGCTCTTTATCCGCGAGAACGCCTTCGCCGCCCAGGAGGACACCTCCGTCGCCCGCATCCACCAGCTCCGCGGCCAGCACCTGGTGGGCATCTTCCGCGCCGATTCGCTCCGCAGCCTGACAGTCGGCCCGACGGCCGAATCGATCTATTACCGAAACGACGGCGAGGGGGCGGTGGACGGGGCGATGCGCGCCTCGGGCGACACGATCGTGCTCCGCTTCGCCGCCAACGAGTTGAAGCGGATCAGTATAGTATCCGGTACGCAGAACGTGTATTATGCCGCGTCGTTGATCCCCTCGCCCTTTGAACTGGAGGGCTTCGCCTGGCGGCCCGAGTGGCGGCCGGCGAAAGACACCTTGCTGGACGCCGACCGCCGGGCGCGCCTGGATGCGTTTCGCGCTTCCGCTGACGTTGGGAGGTCCCTCCACTCCCCCCGAAATGTCGGGGGTTCGGTCGGGATGGCAATAAAATGA
- a CDS encoding ATP-binding protein produces the protein MHYFTDLDTIVDDVHGLFDRWQSQYSEQEPFSLDTLLTAQLAVHEWVANLQRHARFAVAHPRVGVCVSPSNNGLACVVEDNSVGFDLATYLADNPELTDIMPERGMGLHWINACANDLRYQQAPEGGQQLAFFVGANQDSCLDIQFS, from the coding sequence ATGCACTATTTCACGGACCTGGATACCATCGTCGACGACGTACATGGCCTGTTCGACCGCTGGCAAAGTCAGTACTCCGAACAGGAACCATTCTCCCTGGACACGCTGTTGACGGCCCAGTTGGCCGTCCACGAGTGGGTCGCCAACCTGCAGCGGCACGCCCGTTTCGCCGTCGCTCACCCGCGCGTCGGCGTTTGTGTGTCACCCAGCAACAACGGCCTGGCCTGCGTGGTCGAGGACAACTCCGTCGGGTTCGACCTTGCGACGTACCTCGCCGACAACCCCGAACTCACGGACATCATGCCGGAACGAGGCATGGGGTTGCACTGGATCAACGCCTGTGCGAACGACCTTCGGTACCAACAAGCCCCGGAGGGCGGCCAGCAGCTGGCCTTTTTTGTTGGCGCCAATCAAGACTCCTGTCTCGACATCCAGTTTTCATGA
- the lptC gene encoding LPS export ABC transporter periplasmic protein LptC, translating to MSILPAFHVYVPAYAVLLLCFVAAGCRPVAREASTVEEIQQAQRPLQESWGARFSVAEAERPRVAIEAAYMAKIEQADSTYLLLRMDASAPGERVTAYLFDEAGDSSAVVVADLLYYYEADRRFEARDNVIVTTTDNKRLETEHLVWDETERKVTTPGFVRITTPKEQIQGYELDADEDLEHYSLARVTGQVLVQEQ from the coding sequence GTGTCCATACTACCAGCCTTTCATGTCTACGTTCCAGCGTACGCCGTGCTCTTGCTATGTTTCGTCGCGGCCGGCTGCCGCCCCGTAGCGCGTGAAGCGTCGACCGTCGAAGAAATTCAGCAGGCGCAGCGCCCCCTGCAGGAAAGCTGGGGTGCGCGCTTCAGCGTCGCCGAGGCGGAACGCCCCCGAGTCGCGATCGAAGCGGCCTATATGGCCAAAATAGAACAGGCGGACAGCACCTACCTCCTCCTGCGTATGGACGCCTCCGCCCCCGGAGAACGGGTGACGGCCTACCTGTTCGACGAAGCCGGCGACTCGTCGGCCGTCGTCGTGGCGGACCTGCTCTATTATTACGAGGCCGACCGCCGCTTCGAAGCCCGCGACAATGTGATCGTCACCACTACCGACAACAAACGACTGGAGACGGAGCATCTGGTCTGGGATGAGACGGAGCGCAAGGTGACCACGCCGGGCTTCGTCCGTATCACGACGCCCAAGGAGCAGATCCAGGGCTATGAGTTGGACGCCGACGAGGATCTGGAGCATTATTCGCTCGCGCGGGTTACGGGGCAGGTACTCGTCCAGGAGCAGTAG
- a CDS encoding STAS domain-containing protein, with protein MSFKIEPHDQDTAVVTVGKTLDFRNAEAFKTACQEHVDAGKHNFILDFTDTGILDSTGLGSIFSLYRKVSPLNGQVVFASISRPVQVVVQLTRTYKVFRQFPTVEDALEALQQGIPSHR; from the coding sequence ATGAGCTTTAAAATCGAGCCTCATGACCAGGATACAGCGGTCGTAACTGTAGGCAAAACGCTCGACTTCCGTAACGCCGAGGCGTTCAAGACCGCCTGCCAGGAACATGTGGACGCGGGAAAACACAACTTCATCCTCGATTTCACGGACACCGGCATTCTCGACTCCACCGGGCTGGGATCGATCTTTTCGCTTTACCGAAAGGTATCGCCCCTGAACGGCCAGGTCGTCTTCGCCTCGATCTCGCGGCCCGTCCAGGTCGTCGTTCAACTGACCCGCACGTACAAGGTTTTTCGCCAGTTCCCAACGGTCGAGGACGCCCTCGAAGCGTTGCAACAGGGCATCCCGTCGCATCGGTAG